The genomic stretch tcctcctctctctcctcatcACAGTTCCCAGCCCCCACCTTCAACTGAACTTAACAAAATCTTCAACTTCATACAGTAGTCCCATTGTTAGTAATAACActggcatttttattttgataaaatagaccgtttaaatttttgagattctaccttatattttttgaattatatACTAAAGCAAATAAGTAGTGATGTAATGTCATTGGGGACCAAGATTTTTAGtgtaaatgaaaaaagataacaaatataAACTCAAGTAAACACCCTGTAGTCTTTCACATGAATTGGAAATATCAGAATAAAgtcatgatttttctctttctaaaaaatatgtatttccctAGTTAAGTCCCCTGAAAAGGTCTAAATATAATGACACCCCAGTAACACTGAGCAGCACTAGTATACAGACTGTGGTCTCTAAGTGCCATTTCTGACTAAGAACTAGGGACTTTTGTGAAAACAGCTGATTCCAGGTCTGGGGCAAGAAATGTGCAAAATGTGTCCAGGATATTTTGTGCCAGGAAGCAAAGAAGTCCTCCAAGACTACTGTGGCCAAGTCAAAGGAACTCAGGAGCCAGTCTGAAGGGCTGTCACTCACCAAAGGTGGGACATGTTGAGCAGCAAAAAGAACCACAGTGGTTTGAAGCACATCAAATACGCCTGAATGTGTAAGTTCATGTTGATACTCATATACCTCATTGAAATCACCTTTGAAGAGTACTAGGAACccactcattattttgaaaaaatttttatatataaaataaaagaagcatgttctctatttttcttatatGTGAACAAgtaaccaactttttttttttttttttttttttttgagacagggtcttgtgctgtcacccaggctggagtgcaatggtgagattttggctcactgcaacctccgcctcctgggttcaagtgattctcatgcttcagcctcctgagtagctgggattacaggtgtgcgccaccatgccaggctaatttttgtatttttattagaggcggggttttgccatgttggccaggctggtctcaaacttctgacttcaggtaatctgcctgcctcagcctcccaaagtgctgggattataggtgtgagccactgtgcccagcctaagtaACCAAATTTCTGATGAAGAGGTTATTTATGGAAGAATCACAACTAATAACTTCAGAGAAAATACTAGAATTCAAAAACCACTATTTGCTATTAATTAATCTAGTGATGGATACAGGTAATGATGATCAAGGGCTACTAAAACTATTAGGGGAAAGGTTGATTGGGCTTCTTAAAATAGGTAGACCAGGATGACACCACTGATCAATCCTGATGCCAAAGGAAGGCAACCAGACATCTTGTGCTTCTGATGGGATCCAATAGGATACAAGGGATATGATACCATACAATATTATCTATGAAGTGTGCTTTTACCAAATTAAACCTAAATCTCATCTAGCCTTAGCTCTCACTACAAGCATATGGGAAAGGGGCAGGAGGCAGTCAGAAACAAGTGAAACAAAAAGGATGTAATTAGTTAAATTCAAAATGTGTGACACCCTATAGGATAAATGatccagtttcttcaataaagagaaggcaaaagggggaatggagaaagaaagaagaaagggagggagggaagaagggaggaaggaaggaaagaaagatggcAGGCAGGCAGGTATTCATTTGTACTGATTCATACTGCAGCTTCAAGAAACCAAGGCagccaataaaattaaattttctttttttttttttttgacacggagtctcgcactgtcactggagtgcagtggcgcaatcttggctcactgcaacctccgcctcccaggttcaagcgattctcctgcctcagcctcccaagtagctcagattacaggcgctcgccaccacacccagctaatgtttgtatttttagtagagacggggtttcaccatgttagccaggctggtcttgaactcctgacctcgtgattcacccgccttggcctcccaaagtgctgggattacaggtgtgagccacctcgcctggcctctaAGTTTTTCTTGTTGGTAAACATCTGAGCAAGCAAAAATTTAAGttttgacaggaaaaaaaaaagacaaatgcaatATTTGGACCTTGTTTTGATCCTGATTCTACTATCGTATAAAGACATTTTTGAGACAAGGAAAACTGAACACGGTCTGGGTGTTAGATGATACTAAGAAATTAATTTGATGGTATTCATAATGGCATAgttaatggcattttttttttcttgacactgagtttcactctatcgcccaggctggagtgcagtgacgcgatctcggctcactgcaacctctgtctcccgggttcaaacaattctcctgcctcagcctcccgagtagctggaaccacaggcgcacgccaccacggccggctaattttcgtatttttagtagagacagggtttcaccatgttggccaggcgggtttcaaacccctgacctcaggtgatccgcccacctcgacctcccagagtgctgggattacaggtgtgagccactgagcccagcgttaatggtattttttaaaaatagttcttatCGGccgggccgagatcgcgccactgcactccagcctgggcgacagagcgagactccgtctcaaaaaaaaaaaaatagttcttatCTGTTAAGGAGACATAATGGCGCATTTATGACTGAGTTGAtgtctggaatttgctttaaCATACTCcagcaaaaaaatataaaaataagaaaagtataaggccatgcgcagtggctcatgcctgtaatcccagcactctgggaggccgaggcgagtggatcacttgagatcagaagtttgctaccagcctggccaacatggtgaaaccccgcctctactaaaaatacaaaaattagccgggtatggtagtacacacctgtaatcccagctactagggaagctgaggcaggagaatcccttgagtccaggaggtggaggttgcagtgagccgaggtcacactactgcaatccagcctgggcgacagagcaagactccgtctaaaaaaaaaaaaaaaaaaaaaaaaaagaagaaggtactttgtaacaTTCTCCccgcccttgagaatgtactttatAAGCCTATCCCAAACCTGAAAGAACTAacgataatcccaccaccctttgctgactcctttttcggactcagcccgcctgcacccaggtgaaataaacagccttgttgctcacacaaagcctgcttggtggtctcttcacacggacgcgcgtGACAAAGAAGTATAGATCAAGCGAAATACAGAAGTGTTGAATATTGGTAGCGTTTGAGATGTACTTAAGAGTGCGTTATACTATTCCCCTTAATGTGCATGTTTGAAAATACTCAGAATAAAACACTTGTGAGGGctacgggaaaaaaaaaaaaagggtcagcTGTGGCCCAAGAAAGGACAGGGACCAAGCCCACGGACGTGCTCCTCTGAGTTGCACTAGTCTCTGGGCCTTGGCTCCCACCCTGAACAGCTCTCATCTTTAAATGTCTTCAGctgtcctcctccaggaagccggGTCAGGCGCTTCCTCCCGGGCGTCTCCGGTCTTCGTGGGAACCACAGGTCGGGTGTCAACCTACTCCAGGATAGGGGCCCCGAGGGGCCAGCCAGGCCTCCCAGCCTTGCCCAACCCTGGGGTTGACACGGACTTTAGCGTCTTTTTAAACTTCTGGCGCGGGCTCTGCGGTGGCACAGGAGGGTCCTCCAAACTTTCCTGCGATCTCAAAGGTCCAGATTCCACATTGGGGATGGGCCCAACTGACTTTGCTTCGCTCTCATTAGCCGGTGGTCCTCCAGGAAAGCGGGGCCGCCTCTCCGCTGTGCTCTCATAGGCCCAGGTTCTTGCGTTCGTGTGTCCTTCTCTCACTCTGATTGGCCTATATTCCCCTGAGGGTGTGGCCAAATCTCATTGGCTCTCGCGCCCGAATGTATGACGTCATGCGCCAGCGCCCGTCGCTTTTGCTGGACGTCATCCTCGGGAGCCCACCCGGACGAAGGGGGAGAGTAGACAGCAGAACCAGCTGCGGCGGCTAAGCAGAGACTGTAGTAGCGGCGACAGCGACGACGGCAGCGATGGCTGGGGCGGGGCAAGCCCCGGGACTCCCGGGTGCAGGAGGACCCGTGGTCCCGGGTCCTGGCGCTGGCATCCCGGGCAAAAGCGGCGAGGAACGCTTGAAGGAAATGGAGGCGGAGATGGCCCTGTAAGGCCCGCGACAGAGAGTGATAAAAGTCGTCCCAGAGCCAGAGCCACCGAATCTCGGAGCCTCCAGGCCTCGATAGGCCGGAGATACGGCTCTAACATGGGGAAGTGGGACCTTCGGGATTGTGGGGGCGGGGATAGGGGAGAGGTTGGCAGGGGTGAGGGTCCCCTCGCGATATACCCACAGTTCCAAAATTGGTACGAGGTCCTGAGCGCTGATGTCTGTTCTACTCCTCCAGGTTTGAGCAGGAAGTTCTGGGGGCTCCAGTACCTGGAATCCCAACTGCTGTGCCTGCGGTGCCCACGGTCCCCACGGTCCCCACAGTAGAAGCGATGCAGGTCCCAGCGGCTCCTGTGATCCGCCCAATTATCGCGACCAACACATACCAGCAGGTACGGCTGAGCTAAGGCATATAAGTCAGGGAACACAATGCCTCGAACAGAGTAGGTGTTTGTTTACAGAGAGCTGTTGACGTTTTGGCTTGTTGACTAATTAGcatgacaaatattttatatgccaggcactgagaaCACAGTAATGACTGAGAGAGACATTTCTGCCCTGtgggagcttatattctagagcATGTTGTCCAGTAGAGCTTTCTGCAATGACGAGACTGTtctgatatatttaaaatttatatttaatagttCGTTATTCTCattagtcacatttcaagtgctcagtagccaacTATATATGACtagtagagaaagagagagaaattattaagatgaaaataggctgggcgctgggcgtggtggctcacacctgtaatcccagcactttgggagaccaaggcgggcagatcacgaggtcaagagatcgagtccatcctggccaacatggtgaaaccccatctctactaaaattacaaaaattagctgggtgtggtggcacgtgcctgtagtcccagctacttgggaggctgaggcaggagaatcgcttgaacccaggaagcggaggttgcagtgagccgagattgcgccactgcactggagcctggtgacagagcgagactctgtctcaaaaaaaaaaaaaaaaaaagccctgaggCAGGTGCATACCTGTTGTGTTGTTGTGttcaaggaacagcaaggagACCAGTGATAGTGGAGTGAGCAAAGAGGAAAGTGGGAGGAGATAAGGACAGAGAGGTGAGGCCAAATCTTGTAGAGCCTAATGGCCATTTTAAGAACCCTGGCGgccaggcacggttgctcacgcctgtaatcccagcactttgggaagccaaggcgggtagatcacgaggtcaggagttcaagaccaacctggccaacatggtgcaaccccgtctctattaaaaatacaaaaattagccgggcgtgtcggcgggcgcctataatcccagctactcaggaggctgaggcaggaaaatcacttgaacccaggaggcggaggttgcagtgagccaagctcgtgccactgcactccagcctggacaatagagcgagaccccgtctcaaaaaaaaaaaaaaaagactgtaaggGACAAGGGCAGAAGCcaggagatggaggaaggggctagTACAGTAATCTAGACAGGAGTTAATGGTGGCTTGGATGGAGGTTGTGCATGGGAGATGGGGAGGACAGGTTGGACACAGTTTCAGTGGGTGCTAAGTGCTGTGGGGAAGATGAAATAAGGTGGTGAGAGAAGCTGCTGCTCAGAGAGCCCTAGTGTGATCCCAAAAGCCTCCCCGAGAAGTGGCATTTTAGCTAAGACCTGAGCTAGCCAGCCACATACAGAGCACAAAGCATGAAGCTCTTGGTCTCTTGGGGTGAGCTGGCCGCAGCAGATGGGAATGCTGAGTCAGGCCCCTCACCCTGACCTCTTCCTCAACAGGTCCAGCAGACTCTGGAGGCCCGAGCAGCTGCTGCAGCCACAGTAGTTCCTCCCATGGTGGGTGGCCCTCCTTTTGTAGGCCCTGGTAAGTAAAGAGTAGCAAGGTGAGGGGGTTGGGCAATCAGGCAGGGTGGTAAAAAGGTGTGCACAGGACTCTCCTCCCACCATCCTTGCCTCTCCCCTCCCAACAGTTGGCTTTGGCCCTGGTGATCGGAGTCACCTGGACAGCCCAGAGGCTCGAGAAGCCATGTTCCTGCGGCGGGCAGGTGAGTCTGGGGCCAGGGACCCCCACATTTAATCAGGCACTCTTGTTTACATGACTTCAGCCTCTTGCCTAAATCCTTGCTCTAAATTACCCTTTGCCTTTGATCCCAACTTGATGTTGTCATCCTAAAGCACAAACCTGATCATGTCCTTTCTGATGATGTCAATTTTGTTTTAACCTGATCATTGCAAACCAACCCTCCTGCTGTCAGTCCTAATTCCCAGTTACCACAGCACTTAACACCTCATAACAAGctatataatttcttatttacTATGGCTATCATCTTTTGCATCCTCTAAAATAAAAGCTCCATGAGGGGCAGAAGTCTCAGTATCTGCCACATAGGAAGCATTATGTACTGTCTGTTGATGGGATGAACGAACTGTTGAGACAAGCGCCAGGCTTTTCCCCTGGCAGTCACAACCCTACATGACCTTGCTTCTTGCAGGGAGAGATCCCCAGCAGCCCGAACATTTCCGGGATGTGCCAGCAGTGCTTTTGTTAAGGTCCCTTCTCTCCCTGCTCACTGTCACCCAGCTGTAATCTTCCAGCCATCCTTCCCCCCCAGGCCATTTTCTATATTCCACCTTTTGTTCTTCAGGTAACCTTTACTCACACTGTCAATTTGTAGGACATTACTTCCTCATATGTATGAAAAGGATGCGTGTTCTTACTTGGATGTAAAATTCTGGTATAATCTCGGTTAAACCAAACGTGCTACTTATGTTACCTAAATCCTGTTATACTTGTTAATCTGATGATCTCTGAGAAGTTGTAATGTCTCTTACTTTTTAGTATGGTTTTGAtcaaaatgcaaatctgaccTACTTCCCCTGCCCAGCTTCCAACCCTGCTGTGGCTCCCCAGTGCCCTCAGGAGGACACCCATGGCTCAGCCAAGAATGCtgtgctttaaaaacaaaaaagctctaCTGGGGTGCCTGCTGGCTGCTCAGCCCTTCTCATGACACTCTCTAAGCCCCACTGCTTCTATTACAGTTACACTAAACTGAAAAGGGAAAGGTTTTGCTTATAAATATTCTCCCTGCCAATAATATTCCCACTCACCCCTTGCCTAACACTTCATTGCCCCTCGGGTCTCAGCTCACAGGTCCctttctccaggaagccttccctgggcCTGGCTGGGTCAGAGGGCTCCCCTCTCTTAGCACTGATCCCGCTGCCTGGGCTTCCCGGCTTCCAGCGCTGGTCCCCATTGGCTCTCCTTCTCTAGTGATGTCtccattccctcctcctctggACCAGGAGCTCCCTGAGAACCCTGGGTCTGTTGGTGTGTCCCCAGCATTGCCTGCCACAGGGCTGAGCCAGAGGAGCTTCTCAGTGGTAAATTTTCATGGAATGAACCAGGGGAGAGGCCCCCACATCTCCAGGAGGGCTCCCCAGACTCTTCTCCAGGATTTCTTGATGCTgagagtgcacacacacacacacacgcatgcacacacacaccttgtCCCAAGTGCCCCTGTCCCCCATGACACacacccccatctctctctcccacaGCTGTGGCCCCCCAGAGGGCCCCTATCCTGCGTCCAGCCTTCGTCCCCCACGTGCTACAGAGAGCAGGTGAGGGGCCAGGGTCATCATCCCTGCCACATAACTCCCCCCAGGCCCTGGAACTCCCCACTAACACCCTGACAGATTCCGCTCTCTCCTCTGCAGCAGCCGGCCCCCGCCCTATGGCCCTACGGCCCCCTCACCAGGCCCTCGTGGGCCCCCCTCTGCCTGGGCCCCCTGGACCACCCATGATGCTGCCACCAATGGCTCGGGCTCCAGGGCCCCCGCTGGGCTCCATGGCTGCACTGAGGCCCCCTCTGGTGAGTGTGAACAGGGAACTAACGGTCAGATGTGCGGTGGACGGAGAGACCATCCATCCTGGCCCAATGGGCTATGTCTGAATTGGCCTCTCTCctgactttctgtttctctacCTTCTCACTCtgcctttgtctctgtctctttctgcatCTTTCTGTGGCAAAATCTGTTCTCTCCTTTTGTGAAGAGAGTACAGAGAGAAACACATGCTATTGgaatatttctcttttgattGTTACTGATGTTCTTGTCTGtggctgtctctctctgcctgtgttTCTCCTTCTCTGTGTTTGTCTGGCTGGAGACTCTCTGCCTGGGTGTCTCTTGGCTGCTCTCTGGCCCCCAGGCCCTTTCTTTGTTGGATGGAATGGAGATGACAGTAAAGTCTGAGCCTGTGAGCCGGCCCCCTTCATGCTCTCCTCTTACCCACAGGAAGAGCCAGCAGCACCCCGAGAGCTGGGCCTAGGCCTGGGGTTGGGcctgaaagagaaggaagaggcagtggtggcggcggcggctgggCTGGAGGAGGCTAGCGCGGCTGTGGCCGTGGGGGCAGGAGGTGCCCCAGCTGGCCCTGCAGTCATTGGGCCCAGCCTGCCGCTGGCCCTGGCCATGCCATTGCCCGAGCCTGAGCCCCTGCCCCTCCCGTTGGAGGTCGTCCGCGGCCTCCTGCCCCCGCTGCGCATTCCTGAACTCCTGTCCCTGCGTCCTCGGCCCCGGCCCCCTCGGCCAGAGCCACCCCCAGGCCTCATGGCTCTTGAGGTAAGCAGGGAGCCTAGCGGTGAAGGGACAGAAGGGATGGGGGGCAGACAGGAGCCCAGGAACTTCCACACAGACAGACCGGACAGCAGGAGGACCCAGGGGAGGGAGGCGGACACATGTGCCCCACATCCAGAAGCACATCCAGCCCTTACTGTGGTGGCAGGAGGGCCGGGGACCAAAGGACAGTGGGAGACCCCAATACCAACCCCTTTGCACCTCTCCCCTTTCCTCTGCAGGTCCCAGAGCCCCTGGGTGAAGACAAGAAGAAGGGGAAGCCAGAGAAATTGAAACGGTGCATTCGCACAGCGGCAGGGAGCAGCTGGGAGGACCCCAGCCTGCTGGAGTGGGATGCAGGTAAGCTGCTGAAGCTCGAGGTCAGGCGTGGCTCGGCCAAGGTCAGACCAGGCTGCTGTCCTTGGGCTGCAGACTGGGAGGGTGAACCCTCTCAGTAGGGTGGGCGCTGTTGTTAGCCCACCTTGGGGAGGGGAGGCTATGGCTCAGGGACTGGTTCTTCACCTAGCCATGGGCCGGAGCTTGGTGGAGGTGACGGGGACATGGGGCTTTGTAGCCCATTTTACTCATGAGGTGCCTGGCTTCAgagagcattctttttttttcccaactcttaggataaaaaaaatttttttttttttatgagacagagtatcactctgtcgcccaggctgcagtgcagtggcgcaatcttggctcactgcagcctccgccccccaggttcaagtgattctcctgcttcagcctcccaaagtgctgggattacaggcatgagccactgtgcctggccgggaaaaattttaaacacagatGGCACAGTAAACACCCGTCTACCCACCACCTAGATTCTGCAATTAACATTTTGCTGTGTtcacttttttcctctttgtgtatgtatatggtttctttgtttttagctcAGTCATTTGAAGCAAGTTATAAGTGAATTAATCACTTCTAAATATCTCAGTATTTATCTCCTAAGAAAAGagatattttggccaggcatggtggctcacacctgtaatcccagcactttgggaggcggaggcaggtggatcacttgaggtcaggagttcaagaccagcctggccaacatggtgaaatcccgtgtctctaaaaatacaaaaaaattagccaggcttggtgggaggcacctataatcccagctactcggttggctgagacaggagtatcgcctgaacccaggaggcagaggttgcagtgagccgagatcaggccactgcactctagcctggcaacagaacaagactccatctcaaaaaaaaaaaaaaagaaagaaaagaaaagagatacttTTTGCATATCATAATACTATTATCAAGTCTAAGAACATTAACTAATTCGGTATCTTCTTTTCAGTTTATATTTGTATTTCCCTAGGTGTCCCAAAACTCTGTTAGAACTATTAATGTTTTTGCCCTGAACCAGCATGCATGCAGTTTTATGTCCTtcaattatatcttttttttttttttttttttgaaacggagtcttgctccattgcccaggctggagtgcagtggcgcaatctcggcagctcactgcaacctccacctgccggggtcaagtaattctcctgccccagcctcccgaatagctgggactacaggcgcgcacgaccatgcttggctaatttttggtatttttagtagagacggggtttcaccatgctggccaggctggtctcgaactcctgacctcgtgatccgcctgcctcagccttccaaagtgctgggattacaggcataagccaccacgcccagcctcgaTTATATCTTAATAAGAACGGTCTCTTTCCTACCTCTttgttttgtacatattttttgaAGTGTCCGGGGCAGTTGTCATGTATGATGTCCCACCTTCTGAGTTTGTCCGGTTGTTTGCTCCTGGCATTGCCTAACTTGTGCTTAGAGTGTCCCATATCACAGACGCCATGGGGCAGCCGTGCAATGGCTGAGGAAGGAGATGGACCCCTCCTGCTTCAGTGTTTGACTTCTGCCCCCTCTCCTGGG from Pan paniscus chromosome 20, NHGRI_mPanPan1-v2.0_pri, whole genome shotgun sequence encodes the following:
- the RBM42 gene encoding RNA-binding protein 42 isoform X1; this encodes MAGAGQAPGLPGAGGPVVPGPGAGIPGKSGEERLKEMEAEMALFEQEVLGAPVPGIPTAVPAVPTVPTVPTVEAMQVPAAPVIRPIIATNTYQQVQQTLEARAAAAATVVPPMVGGPPFVGPVGFGPGDRSHLDSPEAREAMFLRRAAVAPQRAPILRPAFVPHVLQRADSALSSAAAGPRPMALRPPHQALVGPPLPGPPGPPMMLPPMARAPGPPLGSMAALRPPLEEPAAPRELGLGLGLGLKEKEEAVVAAAAGLEEASAAVAVGAGGAPAGPAVIGPSLPLALAMPLPEPEPLPLPLEVVRGLLPPLRIPELLSLRPRPRPPRPEPPPGLMALEVPEPLGEDKKKGKPEKLKRCIRTAAGSSWEDPSLLEWDADDFRIFCGDLGNEVNDDILARAFSRFPSFLKAKVIRDKRTGKTKGYGFVSFKDPSDYVRAMREMNGKYVGSRPIKLRKSMWKDRNLDVVRKKQKEKKKLGLR
- the RBM42 gene encoding RNA-binding protein 42 isoform X2 is translated as MAGAGQAPGLPGAGGPVVPGPGAGIPGKSGEERLKEMEAEMALFEQEVLGAPVPGIPTAVPAVPTVPTVPTVEAMQVPAAPVIRPIIATNTYQQVQQTLEARAAAAATVVPPMVGGPPFVGPVGFGPGDRSHLDSPEAREAMFLRRAAVAPQRAPILRPAFVPHVLQRAAAGPRPMALRPPHQALVGPPLPGPPGPPMMLPPMARAPGPPLGSMAALRPPLEEPAAPRELGLGLGLGLKEKEEAVVAAAAGLEEASAAVAVGAGGAPAGPAVIGPSLPLALAMPLPEPEPLPLPLEVVRGLLPPLRIPELLSLRPRPRPPRPEPPPGLMALEVPEPLGEDKKKGKPEKLKRCIRTAAGSSWEDPSLLEWDADDFRIFCGDLGNEVNDDILARAFSRFPSFLKAKVIRDKRTGKTKGYGFVSFKDPSDYVRAMREMNGKYVGSRPIKLRKSMWKDRNLDVVRKKQKEKKKLGLR
- the RBM42 gene encoding RNA-binding protein 42 isoform X3, with the translated sequence MAGAGQAPGLPGAGGPVVPGPGAGIPGKSGEERLKEMEAEMALFEQEVLGAPVPGIPTAVPAVPTVPTVPTVEAMQVPAAPVIRPIIATNTYQQVQQTLEARAAAAATVVPPMVGGPPFVGPVGFGPGDRSHLDSPEAREAMFLRRAAAGPRPMALRPPHQALVGPPLPGPPGPPMMLPPMARAPGPPLGSMAALRPPLEEPAAPRELGLGLGLGLKEKEEAVVAAAAGLEEASAAVAVGAGGAPAGPAVIGPSLPLALAMPLPEPEPLPLPLEVVRGLLPPLRIPELLSLRPRPRPPRPEPPPGLMALEVPEPLGEDKKKGKPEKLKRCIRTAAGSSWEDPSLLEWDADDFRIFCGDLGNEVNDDILARAFSRFPSFLKAKVIRDKRTGKTKGYGFVSFKDPSDYVRAMREMNGKYVGSRPIKLRKSMWKDRNLDVVRKKQKEKKKLGLR